The sequence ATGAGGGAGTTAGTATTAGATCTGATGAGGTTACCGTAAAATCTAGTACAGATGGAAGTGCAACATCTGCTGCTGGCAAAAGTAGTAACCTATCTCTTGATGCTTTAGCCAAAGCAAAAAAAGCTTTGCAACTGAAGAAGGAACTGTCAGAAAAACTCAAGAAATTACCTATGGTAAGAAAACATAGCTAGTCCCAGTCCCTTGCTCTAATTTTTAATTGTACCTTTGCAACTGTTCTAAGTTTTTTTTCCTCCCCCACAGCTTAATAATAAGCTTGGTACATCTGTTACTGCTACACAAGTTTCTAAAGAAGAAGCAAAAACTTCTGTATCAGCTGTAGATGCACAACTCTTTTCTAAAGGAGAAGCAAAACCTACTGATGTTTCTGTTCTGCCAACTAGTACCATCTCTGGAACGCCGGCCGTAGGTGGTGCTATCGGTATTCCAGGTCTTACGAACATTCCCAATCTTGAATCTGTGAAGCGAGCCCAAGAACTTGCTGCTAAGATGGGGTTTCGCCAAGATCCACAATTTGGTCCTCTTATCAACTTATTCCCTGGTACATCCACTGAAGTTACTGTGCCACAAAGGCCTGCAAAGGCTCCTGTTCTTCGCCTTGATGCCCAAGGTAGGGAAATTGATGAGCAGGGAAACGTTATCAGCATGACAAAGCCAACAAATCTGAGTACTCTGAAGGTAAACTTTTATAGATTGCTGTAGAGCTTACTATACAATTTTATCCATATTTTTTACGGTGACTGATACTATCTGGTTCTACCTTGGTTAGGTCAATATAaacaagcagaagaaagaggctttTCAAATAATCAAGCCGGACTTGGACTCTCTTGCAAAATCAAGTGTTCATTTTGATGAACGGATGGGCATAAACCAAAAGAAGCTCCTTCGTCTTAAAAGGCCAGGATTTCAGTTCGTTGAAGAGGGTAAACTCACTAGGCAGGCTGAATTGCAGAAAATTAAGGTGTGCAAGGATGAACCTCCAAGACTTGTTTTGGTTAAGTTTATCAATATTTCTTTTACCTTATTTGAATGTCTTTTTTTTACCTAGAGTCAATTTGGTGAAGCGCAAGCTAAAGAGCTCAAAGTAAAGCAAGCCCAGCTTGCTAAGGCAAAGACAGAAGTAGACATGAATCCAAACCTTATTGAGGTTGCTCTTGGTGTGAGAGCTCCAAAACAAAAGCAGAAGGAAGAGATCCCTGAAATTGAGCCATGGTTGTTTTTGTTTCCTTTTTGAATGATGTTTTTAAGGTTCTATGTTGTGATTGAACATAAAGTAatttttattgttgttttcaggGATGCAAAAATTTTACTTTCTGCCACATATGAGGATGTCTCTGTGGAGAAACTTAATTTGGACAAGATCACCATATATGTTGAACATCCAGAACCATATGATCCACCTGCTGAGCCTGCACCACCGCCGCCCCAGCCACTGAAGTTGACTAAGAAGGAGCAGAAGAAGTTGAGAACACAAAGGCGTCTTGCTAAGGAAAAAGATAGGCAAGAAATGATTAGGCAAGGCCTCTTGGAGCCACCTAAGCCCAAGGTCAAAATGAGCAATCTTATGAAAGTGCTAGGCTCTGAAGCTGTCCAAGATCCCACACGGATGGAGATGGAAATAAGAACTGCGGCTGCAGAGCGTGAGCAGGCTCACGTTGACCGTAACATTGCCCGCAAGCTCACACCATCTGAGCGCCGTGAGAAGAAAGAACGGAAGCTTTTTGATGATCCAACTAACACAGTGGAGACTATAGTTTGTGTTTACAAGATAAGAGACCTGTCCCATCCACAGACACGCTTCAAAGTTGATGTGAATGCACAAGAGAATAAACTGACAGGTGCTGCGGTCATTACTGATAGTATCAGTGTTGTGGTTGTTGAAGGGGGGAAAAAGTCAATCAAAAGGTATAATAAGCTCATGCTAAACCGTATAGATTGGGCTGCTGCTGTTGGTGGTGATGAAGACGCAGAAGCAGAAGCGGAAGCTGACAAGCCAGTGAATAGCTGTGAATTGGTCTGGCAGGGTAGTGTGGCAAAGCCCACCTTCCACAGGTTCACTGTACATAACTGCCGGAGTGAATCTGCAGCTAAGAAGATATTCGTTGATGCTTCTGTTCCTCACTACTGGGATCTTGCTGTCAATTCCTCGGAGGGTTCTCCCTGAGCAAAGCACCTGTTCAGAACCTTGGTAGCTACTGCTGATCTTTGCTGGCTACATGCTAGTTATGTGTGGCCAGTGTTATAGCGCTTGTTATGGTAAGACCCTTACCACGAGTATCTACATCAATGGCCTCATCAGTTGAAGTACTGAACTCAGTAATGCCTGGTGTTAGGGGGTGTTTATCCCTCCATTTTATTTCATTTGTCCCTAGATTGCCAAATACAGCCATATTTGTCAATTtaggaactaaaatggaataaaatgtagggactaaaaattagtccctataaaCCGAACACCCCCTTAATCTGTTGTGAACATGCTATTTCAGAGATGTTATTGTTGGATTTTCCTGTGGCCTAGAAACTGTTATGTGAGCAACTGTTGAATTTTGCACGCTCAGCGTGCATTTGGAATaaaccaattgcatcaaatgactGCGTGTATTTAGTATTGTTGCGGTGTGAATTGCGGGCAGTGCCTGCACATCAATTACAAATTCATCAACTTGTGTGGATGTTTATAATGGTTCATCAATTTTAAAAGTATAATTCTGGATCAATAAACTTTTCAAGCTCCCTTGGCTCGAATTTTTTTTTCAAGTTGTTTAACGTACTCACTCGGTCCTAAAAGACCATCTCAAGTTGTTTAGGCACACAATTACAAGTTCATCAACTTGTGTGGATGTTTATAATGGTTCATCAACTTTAAAAGTATAATTCTGGATCAATAAACTTTTCAAGCTCCCTTGGCTCGATTTTTTTGAAGTTGTTTAACGTATTCACTCGGTCCTAAAAGACCATCTCAAGTTGTTTAGGCTTTGTTTGGTGTTTGGTTTTAGGGACTAAAGATAAGTCTCTTTATTTTAGTTTTATTTAGTTCTTAAATTGATAAACGGTGGGTTTAAAACATGATTAGGCATATTAATTTCAGTTTTTGTTTTTGGTTCCTGAGGAGTGACTAAAATGTAGTAAACCATATTAATTTCAGTTTTTGCTTCTCCTTTATTTTAATTGCACTAGTGGTGAGAGAATATTAAGGGGTATTTTATTCTTCTCTTATGAGTCATTTAATGCAGTTTGAATATTTTTAGTCCCTAAAATCAACCGGAACGTATCTGGTGCAAACCAACCCCTTCGTGTAACCGTGCAAACTTTTAATCTGAACTACATGATGTTGATCCAAAGGGACGTGCGGGGGGAGTGGGAGGGGGATTTGAAAAAGTGTGATTAGCAGTGGGTGGTTAAGTGTAAAATTATCCACGCCCCTGTGTCCCTTAGATCAACATCATGTGGCCCAGATTAGAAGTTTGCACGGTTACACGGAGGGGTTGGTTTGCACCAGATACATTCTCAAACCAAATATAGTAGGAACTAAACTTTAAGTtctctaactaaactttagtcccaggACTAAACAAACCAAACGAGCCTAAGTGGGgtatgaattaggacttctaaaaactatctctaTAATAGACCACAATTAAATCACTAGagtgaaacctatgcaaatatataacctagaatgtgcaaactaggttttatttaagtgttgctatctctactcaAAAGCTAAGTTTCAAttctaaataatctaactagaaagacgagattgaaactttaatacttaatataaatgcagaaggtaaagagcaaggtagagatgcaaactctcgtggataacaccggtatttttaccgaggtatcctgaACTATGCAagattccgactaatcctcgttggtaccCCTACGGAAAGGGTAGCATAcgagagggccaagcacctcggtcgagtaacaccGTAGAGAGCCGTGGGTcttctccatgcgcaagtggtgctctgctttcggctcctctcggacgctccctgccgtctccactatcgagcttccggctgaaacaCCGTAGGCCTCATTCCCTCCAGTACATGGTGGCAGCCATGACACAAACtcagttgtcacggtctcgcaagactctcgtcccacgtggtacaattacaacgactctcacaagagtcgaggggttgtgttttttctaaactcactcaagattcacctagagcaagcgcataagcggtctaattaacctaagcacttcgtaaagcacctacactaatcaccgaatgattctattaagcacttgaaaATGTCTACAATATATCTTGTTATGTTGCTTgtgctcccacacctccaaatggtcggttgggtgaagtatatataggccctaactcaaatatagtcgttggaaagcagttctgcagctttttgcggcacaccggacatgccacGTGTACTGGCCGTTAAaggtagccgttggagcttccgaagatggtgcactggacatggcacaccggacagtccggtgtgcaataGACATCCCATGCTTGCTTGTCGTATTTTgaccataacttttagctccgagctccgattttgatgatcttgtactttttgaaAAGATTATGAAATcctctacatcccagagttgaagaCATATCAttttgagcaaatttggcacaccggacagtccggtgaaataGCCTTTGTGCTGCCGCTGTTTTTCAGCAATTCCAACTTtgtattgtgggcataacttttagtTCTGAACTCCGATTTtaatgatcttggactttttggaaagcttataaaattctctacatctcagagttgaagccatgtcagtttgaatAGATTTGAtattgtgaaacacttccaatttaGTCAGTCCTTCCTCTCCCTTTTCTTTTTGTGGCTTTGCATaccacttctacttcttgatgtattggactcttagcatgtataaagtgtcttcaatatgactttgtaatatcttctatgagtcttataatgtcttctttgaggtgttgcatcctcagagcctcagtccaatccacttcgcttcctgtgaactacaacacacaaacacttgggaaATATTAGTCCgcaaggttatgttgatcatcaatcaccaaaatcacttagccaaatggcccggggtccatttttcttacaatattggatcaagtctattgccaatTGGGTTAGTAAATACTTTGtacccaaattccccacccatgactaagataACATGTCTAGTTTCTTATATCTAGTTTAACATGTGGTGTTTACTTAtatctagtttttaccttacATGTCTAGTTTAACATGTGGTATTTACTTTTGGTTATAATTGCATGCATACTAgatcaatcatatggtaggaatgctcgTTTTCATTTCATATTCTTGAGTAAACCTACATGGTTaaaaatgtttagttaagcacGTCACATAACTTATTTAACATTCttaagtaaatgacactaatggTTCAAAGTTTATATCCTACTAGTGATATTTTCCAAGTAGTGTCACTGACTTATATGTGtcaaagctcggattatagataatttgctcctcttgatatcaaaatcaaagtgcatgtattctacgagtattcaaaacttgtatgcacactttcagggggaggttactctataatctaagtctttgagacaaATACTTGTTTTCAAGTTTACTATATGCAGTAGTCTTATTGAAGGAAAATAGAGTCTTCGGAGAAAGACATAAGCTTCCACTTGAAATCTACAAGAATTCTCAAAATCTTCAATTGGTTCCACAAGTGGTTTTATTccacaattggtatcatttacatgtcttctccagttttttgattagactatatttcatatcttatgcttCCCATGTTACTAAAAATGCATATATTGTCAAACTATATCTTTTACCTATGCATAGGGGGAGTTAGTCTAATCAATCATGTCTTGTCCCTCTCTTTCTCATGtacttttcctaagtagaggatctccgaCATGGGGAGTATATCTTTGTCTATGACAAAGGGGAGAATATTTTTCAAAGGGGGAGAACACTCTTTAGAGCTAGTTTGAGAACCCCATTTTcccaagggatttctatttttccaaggaaaattagttcatttctctTGGGAAAATTGGAATCCCTTGGGAAAAcagtgttcccaaactagcccttagggggagtaatcttttagagCTTCAAGTGGTAAATCTTTTAGATGGCGAGTCTTATTtacttcctatatgcttttattGTCTTTCTTTTCGGTGTTTGATTCCAAAGGGagagaagttttagggaccaaagcaactcaaaatatatcaaacaccaaacaccatccaaattaaaattttaaaatcttgatcttacaagtggttttggttctacaagtatctttggtctaaaataggaagtaggtggattatggagttagagggaggcttaagtccataatctcaccaTGTGGGGACATTTATGCATCCTAGCaaatagattgcatattttcatcaaaatgtttgttatatttgcttgctttgattgtgttgtcatcaatcaccaaaaagagggagattgtaaggaaaatggtccTCAGAccatttggctaagtgattttggtgtttgatgatcaacataaccttgtggactaatgtgtttgctagtgtttgtgtttatagttcacatgaTGCGAAGAAGATTAGACTAAGGCActtaggatgcaacacctcaaaagaagacctaaaaaGACGCGTAGAAGTACAAGACTCAAAACAAAAGAAGCAAAAAACAGCGAAGAAATCTATGAAGTGGGCAGTTAGCCAGcgctctggtggcacaccggatagtgaacagtatcTGTGCGgtatgcaccagactgtctggtgtgacacCGGGCAGTCTGCGCAAAGAGCCCACAACCAGGGGCTCTCGGGGCTgtggcaccaaactgtccggtgtgcaccggacagtctgggtaacggtcggatccaacgtcgactgctacagacctcaACGGTTAGCTGACGCGGCtagtgcaccgaacatgtccagtGTGCATCGGATTGTCTGATGCGCTCGGCGACAAAGCAATCAACTTTCTGTCCAACGACTATAATTGTAGGGGAGGTTATAAATACTCTAGCAACCggtcatttgaaggtgtgggaggccaagcaacataccaagccatattctagacatttccaagtgcttaaACACCCAAGTGATTAATAGAataactcggtgattagcgtaggtgctttacgaagtgcttaggttagttagaccgcttatgcgcttgctctaggtgaatcttaGTTAGtttagtgagtttagaaaaaccacacaacccctcggctcttgcgctagccgttgtaattgtaccgagtggggcgagagtcttgcgatacTGTGATagccgagtttgtgtcacgaccgccatcGTGTACCGGAGCGAACGAGGCCCACATCGTTTGGGCCGGAAgcttgatagtggagacgacggggagcgtccgagaggagccggaagcggagcatcctttgcgcgtggagaaggcccgcgtctctctacgaagttactcgaccgaggtgcttggccctcgcgtgggctaccctttgcgtaggggcaccaacgaggattagtcaggaccgtgcatggttccggatacctcggtaaaaataccagtgtCATTCACGAGAGTTTGTATCTCTACCTTGTTCTTTACCTTCCGCGGTTATATTGAGTAATAAGTTTCAATATCCTCtttctagttagaatatttaTGATTAAAACTTAGGCTTTTGCAgttgagatagcaacacttagtcaAAACAAGTCCTAATTCACAACCTCTTAGGTGTCACCGTTTCCTACATGCTTGAAACATATCCTTTATTAAATTAATTCTTGGTTCTAAGGCCTCGTTTGGTTCcattagtcctaggactaaagtttagtctagggactaaactttagtccctacccTTTTTGGTTGTAGGGACTAAACAAATTCTTAATACATTAAAGCCAACACATAAGGACCTAAATACCTCTTTTCTTATTTCCTGTGTATGACACCAGTTTTTTAGGCAAGGACAATTGGAGTAAATGTTGtcatttagtcccttttagcacctatgtgagggactagagactaaagcCAATTAGTCCCTACTTTAGTCCTAGTAGTCATTCCGTTTGGCAGAAGGAGGGGCTGATGAACTTGTCGCAGGAGCAACATGTGTAGCTGTCGTCGTTCTTGGCGCGAGGCTGACGCCAAACAGGTCCCTCGCAAGGGAGTCTGTGCCGTCGGCCTGCCCAGAAGCGCCAACTAGGCGAGAAGCCTGCCGGCGGTGCGGTTGCGGTTGTTTCATCTCTGTCTCCTCCGGCAAGAGGGACGACGACATATGTTTGAGTGTCCCTCCTCTGGCTAGGAGAGCAGGAGCGGTCGTGATCCTCTTGGCTGGGAGAAACAATAGTCGTCATCGGTGTGGTGTCTAGGTGGGAGGACTACCATGGCATAATCGTAgccaagggacatgaactcaagactcacaAACCAAATCACTGTGCCAAGCGACAAAGGGTGTTCAGGATTTGCCATCTGGAACCTTGATGGGAATGTGATGTCAACAAGCAGTGTCCCCTAGTAGGCACCAACTATCGGTGTTTTAATCCGAGGGTCCTAACCAACTAGTAAATTTGTGCTACGTGCCCTTAGTTTAGTcttggactaaactttagtccctatccTGTTTGGTTGAAGGGACTAAACAGATTCTGAATACATTAAAGGCAACATATAAGGACCGAAATACCTCTTTTCTTATTTCCTGTGTATGACACTAATTTTTTAGACAAGGGCAATTGGAGTAAATGTTGTCATTTATTCCCTTTTAGCACCGATgtgagggactagagactaaagcCAATTAGTCACTACTTTAGTCCTTCCGTTTGGCAAAATAGAGACTAAACGAGACTAAAATCAGGGACTACAAATTAGTCCATCTAACCAAACAGAGCCTAAAATGAACGTAACTAAGtattattgagagcacctagagggggggggagggtgaataggtgatcctgtaaaaaacaaTTAACAAAACAAACTTGAGCTAATATTAGATTAGTGAAAGCTAAGGCCAAGTTTGAGAGAGGAGAATGAGTGGAgaaaacttcttcacttaattgctcttcacaagatgagtattaaacttagagcaattatgaagTGAAAAGAAGTAGAGAGAATCACACAAGAATACAGACAAGTAACACaatgatttttatctcgtggttcggctaagtaggacacttgcctagtccacgttgtggcgtcccaacggacgagggttacactcaacccattttgatccaaagatcaacttgaataccatggttctctttatctcaagtTTATCCCTTTATGAGGAATCTCCAAAAGttggagtgaaagggaaatagggtcaaaccttttcctaaatgattttggtggttgaattgcccaacacaaataattggactaactagtttgctctagaatatatgttccacaggtgccaaaaattcacaacaaaccaatacaaagttataagaaagggttcaaatgaaaggagcaaagaaaaccaaaggctgccctggtctggcgcaccagactgtccggtgtgccaccggacagtgttccgtGCACCAGGGTGTATCAATTCCACcttgctagcttcgggttttcgaggagcctctccgctataattcaccggactgtccggtgtagcaccggactgtccgatgtgccatgcggagcaatggctaacaacgccaacggtcgtctacaaaaggtgaacagtgagctacagtgcgcggacagttcgtgcagaagtcagagcagcgccaaaaggcgcaccagacagtgaacaagacctgtctggtgcaccaccagactgtccggtggccccacatgtcagagctccaacggtcgaaccctaatggttgggtgacgtggctggcacaccggacagtgtccggtggcgtatcagactgtctggtgcgcccttcgacagcagccttccccaacggccactttggtggttggggctataaataccccccaaccaccacacttcaaggcattcaagttttcagccaacacattcaatacaagagctagtgcattcaatacaagacacaattagagtgaatcaaaatctctccaagtcccaattccactcaaaagcattagtgactagaagagagagttttgccgtgttctttgagctcttgcgcttggatcgcttttcttcttcctcattttttgttcccaagttctttgtaatcaaagcaagagacaccaattgtgtggtggtccttgtggggactaagtgtcccaattgattgaggagaaaagctcactcagtctaaatgaccgtttgagagaggaaaagggttgaaagagacctggtctttgtgaccacctcaacggggagtagatttgcaagaaccgaacctcggtaaaacaaatcaccgtgtcacactcttcatttgcttgtgattttttgccctctctttcggactcaactttatttctaacgctaaccccgacttgtagttgtgcttaaagtttataaatttcagatttgcctattcaccccctctaggcgactttcaattggtatcatagcccggtacttcattagagcctaaccgcttgaagtaatgtcgggagctcatgccaagaaggagatggtgaccggcgagaagcccgccacaagccacaggaaagctccatcgggagagtccggcaacaagaagagggaggaatcaccttcccgcgtcaagtcgcaccggagtggcgacaagaaaaagaaaatgaagaaagtggtctactacgagatcaaTTCTTTGTCGCCTTGCACCCCCGGCTTCGACATgccatccatcacttctaagcgccaagagcacaagaagtttagtaagatccccttacgctaccctcgcatttccaaacacactcctttactttccgtcccactaggcaaaccaccggtttttgatggtgaagattattgtatgtggagtaataaaatgaggcaccatctaacctcactccacgctagcatttgggacattgttaaaTTTGGAGCGTagaaaccatccgtgggggatgaaggctatgattcggacgaggtagcccaaatccgacacttcaactcccaagccactactatactcctcgcctctctaagtcgagaggagtataataaggtgcaagggttgaagagtgccaaagagatttgggacgtgctcaagactgcacacgaaggagacgaggtgaccaagatcaccaagcgggaaacgatcgagggggagctcggtcgatttatgctcaaccaaggagaggagccacaagccatgtacaaccagctaaagaccttggtgaaccaagtgcgcaacctcgggagctccaaATGGGATGacaatgaaatggtcaag is a genomic window of Zea mays cultivar B73 chromosome 5, Zm-B73-REFERENCE-NAM-5.0, whole genome shotgun sequence containing:
- the LOC100217215 gene encoding Protein RDM16, which translates into the protein MDRDRSSRRTRNDDGHHRSRGRDDDRHRRRSRHDTEDHQHDGGDEDRRHRRHRDKDGGRGGEDDRRHRDHHDKDDSRCHRYRDGGDDDRRRGNRRSVSPSESPPPSAKRDRSSSRPRELVERRDSTDREPRSPSRKRKGHEGGGDGDEPGREGGKRARASVDPPPPKEERPRRERRRFEDVGANGKNGDVSKSSKEISSHGQKGELSINGDSQNGNGPNAGSQQLLSAVPMPSSVPIPSKVSSITTNNANEGVSIRSDEVTVKSSTDGSATSAAGKSSNLSLDALAKAKKALQLKKELSEKLKKLPMLNNKLGTSVTATQVSKEEAKTSVSAVDAQLFSKGEAKPTDVSVLPTSTISGTPAVGGAIGIPGLTNIPNLESVKRAQELAAKMGFRQDPQFGPLINLFPGTSTEVTVPQRPAKAPVLRLDAQGREIDEQGNVISMTKPTNLSTLKVNINKQKKEAFQIIKPDLDSLAKSSVHFDERMGINQKKLLRLKRPGFQFVEEGKLTRQAELQKIKSQFGEAQAKELKVKQAQLAKAKTEVDMNPNLIEVALGVRAPKQKQKEEIPEIEPWDAKILLSATYEDVSVEKLNLDKITIYVEHPEPYDPPAEPAPPPPQPLKLTKKEQKKLRTQRRLAKEKDRQEMIRQGLLEPPKPKVKMSNLMKVLGSEAVQDPTRMEMEIRTAAAEREQAHVDRNIARKLTPSERREKKERKLFDDPTNTVETIVCVYKIRDLSHPQTRFKVDVNAQENKLTGAAVITDSISVVVVEGGKKSIKRYNKLMLNRIDWAAAVGGDEDAEAEAEADKPVNSCELVWQGSVAKPTFHRFTVHNCRSESAAKKIFVDASVPHYWDLAVNSSEGSP